A window of the Cannabis sativa cultivar Pink pepper isolate KNU-18-1 chromosome X, ASM2916894v1, whole genome shotgun sequence genome harbors these coding sequences:
- the LOC115694990 gene encoding uncharacterized protein LOC115694990 — MNVQKVSCKARCQYFVVTLKGAAYKWFKSLRLGTITSWKQFLEEFHQQHQATSDYIVPITSITNVMQGEKESLRRYIQRFNAEVAKVGRMSNDELKFAIAIGICLGSGLWGNMLKRELDGNEDFYEKAEIYIRIEEGNRVLGTDTSECTLASLSDPYKVY; from the coding sequence ATGAATGTGCAAAAGGTGTCATGCAAGGCAAGGTGCCAATATTTTGTGGTCACACTTAAAGGAGCTGCATATAAGTGGTTTAAAAGCCTTAGACTAGGAACAATTACATCTTGGAAGCAATTTTTGGAGGAATTCCATCAACAACATCAAGCAACGAGTGATTACATTGTGCCTATAACAAGTATCACCAATGTAATGCAAGGGGAGAAAGAAAGCTTAAGGAGATACATCCAACGCTTTAATGCCGAAGTTGCCAAAGTAGGGAGGATGTCCAACGATGAACTCAAGTTCGCCATAGCTATTGGAATATGCCTTGGGAGTGGATTATGGGGGAATATGTTAAAAAGGGAGTTGGATGGAAATGAGGACTTCTATGAGAAAGCAGAAATATACATCCGTATCGAGGAAGGAAACAGAGTCTTGGGGACGGACACAAGTGAGTGTACTTTGGCAAGCTTGTCAGACCCTTACAAGGTCTATTAG